In the genome of Salmo trutta chromosome 18, fSalTru1.1, whole genome shotgun sequence, one region contains:
- the LOC115152836 gene encoding brefeldin A-inhibited guanine nucleotide-exchange protein 3-like isoform X2: MDEILSKLQKDASGNKYKAIRNACLFACETLQKQNGSAKVPPSRLRERCLLLLQLALESKNRKLAQTALTGMQMLSEDRFVSVETEALERQLLSQMLDAVRVTPMLHEDQQVEVMKVLLCITYSSTFEINRDSILRIAEVCIETYRSSCHQRSINTAVRATLSQVLGDLALQLRHRQGVDGEDAPVATHQLRDVSPTTQSLCEDVVTVLTVFCEMLEGVDHENQLLQLLYLECILSMLSNCPPTMHLNRGFTDLIWKQLCPSLVVIMGNPVNDKTITSGHGGGCPVVLDPSLGEVSNQGRGSGCSSTTPTMIGPVLRTICYVAAELVRLVNCVESMKPVLQSLYHRILLYPPPQHRVEAIKIMKEILGSPQCLFDLAGPCVMEPESRKRSFSKRKSHLDLLKLVMDGTTEACMKGGMEACYSSVLCACALLGALDELSHGRGLQSEQARMLLRRLDELKEGAESTRESMEINEADFRWQRHVLSSEHAPWEPSGAEHSPDISISITTDTGQTTLELGQTTSEGEECWEEPRLPSSGGPDADPDPELRPCTREPGAKPGRPPDVVQRSHAVVYPDITNFLSVDTRAHSHCSRYSECNFSVDEGEMSRTDIDSCDQYFMAAEKDSGRSDVSDMGSDNCSLADEEQTPRDCPGHRSLRTAALSLKLLKNQEADQQSARLFVQSLAGLLPRLLGMHSTTDVDTSLQNFSSTFCSSLQAGGIHSPGYEGSENLNCQALMNADGLYLVSYYALLLSLKLCCQDYYRRRPMPVLVSLKEFVGLIQSSGVLVVLSQAWIEELYLKVLDRNLLGEAGYWGSPEEHTLPLITMLTDIDGLGSSAIGGQLIRKANTQSPFSCDKSGSDTLMAGIVFARYILTGCWKNLMDTLSTPLTGRMVGSSKGLAFMLGAEGLKEQSQRERDTVCLSLDGLRKAARLSCALGVAANCACALAQMAAASCVQEEKEERQVGGSGDAITQVKQRVEQKLEQMGRPQGVRLHTAHVLCMEAIFNVGLEMGSHNQDCWPHVFRVSEYVSSLEHSHFSDGSSQATMTITQAQQAVDLGLDLCGEASPDRELALSSQLVIQPQSIQELLRESSRGKDLDRSLMTGTSASKAVCTLSTQADRLFEDSVCKLNLVGLVGFLHQLRKASQSQLFESVTETGDYSLAMPGEAKSTMDRRSALHLFRLGEAMLRIVRNKTRPLLHMMRAWSVVAPHLVEAACHKERHVSQKAVSFIHDVLMEVLTSWAELPHFHFNEALFRPFEHIMQLELCDEDVQDQVVTSIGELVEMCSPQIQSGWRPLFSALRTVHGTDMKDYLIGEYSMGKSQAPVFDVFEAFINTDNIQVFANAATDYIMCLIKFVKGLGKSEVDYKEIGDCVSATGYSSTDLCLPALDYLRKCSQLLAKIYKMPSKPVFLGARLASLPMRAQERSVSSEDGMDCVLAEFDDDTGLIQVWILLLEQLTGVVSNCPWEHQPPTLELLFELLRELTNLPGPGFAIFSVIQLLLPVMSLWLQRSHGDQAYWDIAATNFKHAIGLCCELVVEHIQSFIHSDIGYENLINLMLKDLFKLLVACVAEPAETISRVGCSCIRYVLVTVGPVFTEEMWHLACCSLQDAFSATLEPVKNLLVCFRSGSASSSGDACEVKVAAPSHSPSAEAEYWRIRAMAQQVFMLDTQCSPKTPNNKEGFEHAQSCVLIIELPSDQQSNGHTQKRKIGIPFRTIVVSLLSHQVLLQNLYDILLEEFVKHPGNAEAQKKTTPVSDPRQAGFLRYISMQNLAIIFDLLLDSYRTARDFDARPGLKYLLMKVSGVCGAANLYRQSAMSFNIYFQALLCATLTNQESITAELVKKILYEEDEGSSDSSQQCSSEDEDIFEETAQVSPPRGKEKRKWRATIPSLSIQPVPSADWAWLVKRLHKLCMDLCNNYIQIHLDQENLLDEAVPVLRGDPLFPSTPETPTPSMGGLSSRGTPSDDDVRSHLVETPLEDTHSPTAGYCMENLQHLRGERTDPAGHKKEWWESAGNKLYTIATDKTITKLMMEYKKRKQQQHHTTFVKETKGGEKRGEAGTMRGPESSVPQRPQQLLNPGPMRHSFSAGPEVLRQEIIRSRSSSSSTASSHNVSLRDSEAQIQVWTNMVLTILTQIQLLPDPSFVALQPAMFPCISQLTCHVTDLQVRQAVREWLSRVGRMYDITM; encoded by the exons GTGTGTATCGAGACATACAGGTCCAGCTGTCACCAGCGCAGCATCAACACGGCCGTGAGGGCCACCCTCAGCCAGGTCCTGGGGGACCTTGCCCTGCAGCTCCGACACAGACAG GGAGTGGATGGCGAGGATGCACCAGTGGCCACACACCAGCTCAGAG ATGTGTCTCCCACGACACAGTCCCTGTGTGAGGACGTCGTGACTGTGCTAACCGTCTTCTGTGAGATGCTGGAGGGGGTTGACCA TGAGAACCAGCTGCTCCAGCTGCTCTACCTAGAATGCATCCTGTCCATGCTCAGCAACTGTCCTCCCACCATGCACCTGAACAGAGGCTTCACAGACCTGATCTG GAAGCAGCTGTGCCCGTCATTGGTGGTGATCATGGGAAACCCTGTGAACGACAAGACCATCACCTCGGGCCACGGAGGTGGGTGTCCGGTGGTACTGGACCCCTCTCTGGGCGAGGTGTCTAACCAGGGCCGGGGATCTGGCTGCtcttccaccacccccaccatgATCGGCCCGGTGTTGCGGACCATCTGCTACGTGGCGGCTGAGCTGGTGCGCCTGGTGAACTGTGTGGAGTCCATGAAGCCTGTTCTGCAGTCGCTGTACCACCGCATCCTGCTCTACCCTCCCCCACAGCACCGCGTGGAGGCCATCAAGATCATGAAGGAG ATTCTGGGGAGCCCTCAGTGCTTGTTTGACCTGGCTGGTCCATGTGTAATGGAGCCTGAGTCTAGGAAAAGGTCCTTCTCCAAGAGGAAGTCTCACCTGGACCTGCTCAAACT gGTGATGGATGGAACGACCGAGGCCTGTATGAAGGGGGGAATGGAGGCCTGCTACTCCTCAGTGTTGTGTGCCTGTGCCCTCCTGGGAGCTCTGGACGAGCTGAGTCATGGGCGTGGCCTACAGTCAGAACAAGCCCGCATGCTCCTGCGCCGATTGGATGAGCTGAAAGAGGGGGCAGAATCCACACGGGAGTCCATGGAGATCAACGAGGCGGACTTCCGCTGGCAGCGCCACGTCCTCTCCTCTGAGCACGCCCCCTGGGAGCCCTCCGGTGCGGAGCACAGCCCCGACATCAGCATCAGCATCACCACGGATACGGGCCAGACCACTCTGGAGCTGGGACAGACCACTTCAGAGGGGGAGGAGTGTTGGGAAGAACCCCGACTCCCTTCCTCTGGTGGGCCGGACGCTGACCCCGACCCTGAACTACGCCCCTGTACGAGGGAGCCAGGGGCGAAGCCCGGCAGACCCCCAGACGTGGTGCAGCGCAGCCACGCCGTTGTTTACCCCGACATCACCAACTTCCTGTCCGTGGATACCCGGGCACATTCCCACTGCTCACGCTACAGCGAGTGTAACTTTAGCGTGGACGAGGGGGAGATGTCGCGCACTGACATTGATTCCTGTGACCAGTACTTCATGGCGGCGGAGAAGGACTCGGGCCGCTCGGATGTGTCAGACATGGGCTCTGATAACTGCTCCCTGGCCGATGAGGAGCAGACTCCCAGGGACTGTCCCGGTCATCGCTCCCTGAGGACGGCAGCCCTGTCCCTGAAGCTACTGAAGAACCAGGAGGCTGACCAGCAGAGCGCCCGGCTCTTTGTCCAGTCTCTGGCCGGCCTGCTGCCTCGCCTGCTGGGGATGCACAGCACAACAGATGTGGACACTTCTCTGCAGAACTTCTCCTCCACATTCTGCTCCAGCCTACAGGCGG GTGGCATCCACTCTCCAGGCTATGAGGGCAGTGAGAACCTGAACTGTCAGGCCCTGATGAACGCTGACGGCCTATACCTGGTCTCCTACTATGCCTTGCTCCTCAGCCTCAAACTCTGCTGCCAGGACTACTACCGCAGGAGGCCCATGCCCGTGCTGGTCAGCCTG AAAGAATTTGTTGGTCTCATCCAGAGCAGTGGGGTGCTGGTAGTGCTGTCTCAGGCCTGGATCGAGGAGCTCTACCTCAAGGTGCTGGACAGGAACCTGCTGGGGGAGGCTGGCTACTGGGGCTCACCAGAGGAACACACCTTGCCCCTCATCACCATGCTCACTG ACATTGATGGGCTGGGCAGTAGTGCCATCGGAGGTCAGCTGATCCGTAAGGCCAACACTCAGTCCCCCTTCAGCTGTGACAAGAGTGGCAGTGATACCCTCATGGCAG GCATAGTGTTTGCCCGCTACATCCTGACGGGCTGCTGGAAGAACCTGATGGACACCCTGTCCACCCCCCTGACGGGGCGCATGGTGGGCAGCTCCAAGGGCCTGGCCTTCATGCTGGGCGCTGAGGGGCTGAAGGAGcagagccagagggagagagacaccgTCTGTCTCAGCCTGGATGGACTACGCAAGGCAGCCAGGCTCAGCTGTGCTCTAG GTGTGGCTGCCAATTGTGCATGTGCTCTGGCCCAGATGGCGGCAGCCTCGTGTGtgcaggaggagaaggaggagaggcaggTGGGCGGGTCTGGAGATGCCATCACACAAG TCAAGCAGCGTGTGGAGCAGAAGCTGGAGCAGATGGGACGTCCTCAGGGGGTGCGGCTGCACACGGCCCATGTGCTCTGCATGGAGGCCATCTTCAACGTCGGCCTGGAAATGGGCAGCCACAACCAGGACTGCTGGCCCCACGTCTTCAG GGTTAGTGAATATGTCAGCTCTCTGGAGCACAGCCATTTCAGCGACGGAAGCTCCCAGGCCACCATGACCATCACCCAAGCCCAGCAGGCCGTAGATCTGGGGCTGGATTTGTGCGGCGAGGCCAGTCCGGACAGAGAGCTGGCCCTGAGCAGCCAGCTGGTCATTCAGCCCCAGTCCATCCAGGAGCTGCTGAGGGAGAGCAGCAGGGGGAAAGACCTGGACCGCAGCCTGATGACAGGGACCAGTGCATCCAAGGCCGTCTGCACTCTATCTACACAGGCAGACAG GTTATTTGAGGACTCCGTCTGTAAGCTGAACTTGGTTGGCCTGGTGGGTTTCCTGCACCAGCTGAGGAAGGCATCTCAGTCCCAGCTCTTTGAATCAGTCACTGAGACAGGAGACTATTCCTTAGCCATGCCAG GAGAGGCCAAGTCCACCATGGACAGGCGTAGTGCCCTGCACCTGTTCCGCCTGGGGGAGGCCATGCTGCGGATCGTGAGGAATAAGACCAGACCCCTGCTGCACATGATGAGGGCCTGGAGCGTAGTGGCACCCCACCTGGTGGAG gCTGCCTGCCACAAAGAGCGCCATGTATCCCAGAAGGCTGTGTCCTTCATCCATGATGTTCTGATGGAGGTGCTGACCAGCTGGGCAGAGCTTCCTCACTTCCACTTTAACGAGGCGCTCTTCAGACCCTTCGAACACATCATGCAGCTGGAGCTGTGTGACGAGGACGTGCAGGACCAG GTAGTCACATCCATAGGGGAGCTGGTAGAGATGTGTTCCCCTCAGATCCAGTCTGGCTGGAGACCTCTATTCAGTGCCCTGAGGACCGTGCATGGGACAGACATGAAAGACTACCTGATAGGAGAATACTCCATGG GGAAGTCTCAGGCACCTGTGTTTGATGTCTTTGAAGCGTTTATCAACACAGACAACATTCAGGTGTTCGCCAACGCAGCAACTGACTACATCATGTGCCTTATCAAGTTTGTCAAAGGTTTAGGTAAGTCAG AAGTGGACTATAAGGAGATTGGGGACTGTGTCAGTGCCACTGGCTACAGTTCTACAGACCTGTGCCTCCCTGCTCTGGACTACCTGAGGAAGTGCTCCCAG TTACTTGCCAAAATCTACAAGATGCCTTCTAAGCCAGTGTTCCTGGGAGCCCGGCTGGCCAGCCTGCCCATGAGGGCCCAGGAAAGGTCTGTCAGCAGTGAGGATGGCATGGACTGTGTCCTGGCTGAGTTTGATGATGACACAGGCCTGATCCAGGTGTGGATCCTGCTGCTGGAGCAGCTGACTGGAGTGGTATCTAACTGCCCCTGGGAGCACCAGCCCCCCACCCTGGAACTGCTGTTTGAACTTCTCAGAGAGCTCACCAACTTACCAG GACCGGGCTTTGCCATATTCTCCGTGATCCAGCTTCTTCTTCCTGTGATGTCACTCTGGCTGCAGCGTAGCCATGGTGACCAGGCGTACTGGGACATAGCCGCAACCAACTTCAAGCACGCCATTGGGCTGTGCTGTGAGCTGGTGGTGGAGCACATTCAAAGCTTCATCCACTCAG ATATTGGCTATGAGAATCTGATCAACCTGATGCTGAAGGACCTCTTCAAGCTGCTGGTGGCCTGTGTGGCTGAACCTGCTGAGACTATCTCTAGAGTGGGCTGCTCCTGCATCAG GTATGTGTTGGTGACGGTAGGCCCAGTCTTCACTGAGGAGATGTGGCATCTGGCCTGCTGTTCCCTGCAGGATGCCTTCTCTGCCACCCTGGAGCCTGTCAAG aatCTGCTGGTGTGTTTCCGTAGTGGTTCAGCCAGCTCCTCTGGGGACGCCTGTGAGGTTAAGGTGGCCGCCCCGTCCCACTCCCCCTCTGCTGAGGCAGAGTACTGGAGAATTAGAGCCATGGCCCAGCAG GTGTTTATGCTGGACACCCAGTGCTCCCCTAAAACCCCCAACAACAAGGAAGGCTTTGAGCATGCCCAGTCCTGTGTGCTCATCATCGAGCTCCCATCAGACCAGCAATCCAATGGTCACACTCAGAAAAG AAAAATAGG GATTCCTTTCAGAACTATAGTGGTTAGCTTACTCTCCCACCAAGTGCTGCTCCAGAACCTGTATGACATCCTGCTGGAGGAGTTTGTGAAGCACCCTGGTAATGCTGAGGCCCAGAAGAAGACCACCCCAGTATCTGACCCCAGACAAGCTGGTTTCTTACGCTACATCTCCATGCAGAACCTGGCCATCATCTTCGACCTGCTGCTGGACTCCTACCGCACAGCCCGGGACTTCGACGCACGCCCGGGCCTCAAGTACCTGCTGATGAAGGTGTCTGGGGTGTGTGGCGCTGCCAACCTGTACCGCCAGTCTGCCATGAGCTTCAACATCTACTTCCAGGCCCTGCTGTGTGCCACGCTCACCAACCAGGAGAGCATCACTGCTGAGCTGGTGAAGAAGATCCTGTACGAGGAGGACGAGGGCAGCTCCGACTCCTCCCAGCAGTGCTCTTCTGAGGACGAGGACATCTTTGAGGAGACGGCCCAGGTGAGCCCCCCGCGGGGGAAGGAGAAGCGTAAGTGGAGGGCCACCATCCCCTCACTCAGCATCCAGCCGGTCCCCAGTGCAGACTGGGCCTGGCTGGTCAAGCGGCTGCACAAGCTCTGCATGGACCTCTGCAACAACTACATCCAGATTCACCTGGACCAGGAGAACCTGTTGGATGAGGCAGTGCCTGTCCTCCGGGGAGACCCCCTCTTCCCATCCACCCCCGAGACTCCCACGCCCTCAATGGGAGGCCTTTCCAGCCGGGGAACACCCTCAGACGACGACGTGCGCTCCCACCTGGTGGAGACGCCGTTGGAGGACACCCACAGCCCTACTGCTGGCTACTGCATGGAAAACCTGCAACACCtcagaggggagaggacagaccCAGCGGGCCACAAGAAGGAGTGGTGGGAGAGTGCTGGGAACAAGCTATACACCATCGCCACCGACAAGACCATCACAAAGCTGATGATGGAGTACAAGAAGaggaagcagcagcagcaccatACTACTTTCGTGAAGGAGACcaaggggggagagaagaggggcgAGGCAGGGACCATGAGGGGCCCAGAGTCCTCCGTCCCACAGAGGCCCCAGCAGCTGTTGAACCCGGGGCCCATGAGACACTCGTTCAGTGCCGGGCCAGAGGTGCTGAGGCAGGAAATCATCAGATCCCGCTCCAGTTCCAGTTCTACAGCCAGCTCCCATAACGTCTCCCTCAGAGACTCAGAGGCTCAGATACAG GTGTGGACCAACATGGTTCTGACTATCCTGACTCAGATCCAGCTCCTCCCAGACCCTAGCTTCGTGGCCCTGCAGCCCGCCATGTTCCCCTGCATTAGTCAGCTGACCTGTCACGTGACTGACCTCCAAGTGCGCCAGGCGGTGCGAGAGTGGCTGAGTCGTGTAGGGAGAATGTATGACATCACAATGTGA